The window GGAAAGGGCACTAACACTTCTCGGATTATCCTCATTGCTGTTGTTCCCTCCGTTGGTTTAACATTTATTATCACTCTCATATGCCTTTTCCGGAAGAGGGTTCATAAAGAAAAAGTCGAAAGTAAGTTAATAGATGTCacttgttattttctagtttattcAAAATGTTGGTAGGGCTTGGACATGTTGTAATCAAAATCCCCATTGTGTAGTTCCATTTTGTGGAGATGATGATGAAATCACAAGTTCGGAATCTTTACAGTTCAACCTTGACACCATTATAGCTGCAACAAGTGACTTCTCAGATGCTAATAGGCTCGGAAGAGGTGGATTTGGTGATGTTTACAAGGTAAAATGAAAGTGTATGCTATCAAACAACGGTCTCATAGTTCATGATGTTCTGTCTCTTGATCTAGTCTTGTCTACCATCAGGGGGTGCTATCAGATGGAAAAGAAATAGCTGTGAAAAGGCTGTCCAGGAAATCTGACCAAGGTGAACTTGAATTTAAGAATGAAGTTCTATTATTAGCCAAGCTTCAACACAGAAATTTGGTTAGGCTCCTAGGCTTTTGCCTAGCAGGAGAGGAAAGACTTCTCATCTATGAGTTTTTGCCCAAGTCAAGCCTTGATCACTTCATATTTGGTAAAGCTCCATTTGTGCTTTTATTGAACCTATTTCTGTCTGTTTTACTTGAGATTCATCACTTGAACAAAATGCATTTGCAAGAACTTGAAGTAATCTTCCTTGAACTTgagaacaaaattttattttttttcttttctacctTTTTAATGATATATTCATCCATAGAGTCAACAAAAGAATTGTTTACATTCAtaaccaaatatatttttgttaattattcaataataataaagcataatttcaattttttattattacgtATTGCTTGCAAGTAGAGGTAGGTCAACTATTGGCTACCTATTTGAACTCTTAAGTTAATTGTGCATGAACATGCAGATCCAATCAATAGAGCACAGCTGGATTGGGATAAACGTTATAAAATCATAGAAGGCATTGCTCGTGGTCTTCTTTATCTTCATGAAGATTCTCATTTTCAGATAATCCATCGTGATCTCAAAGCAAGCAACATTCTCTTAGATGCAAATATGAACCCtaaaatttcagattttggtATGGCAAAGTTATTCACAACGGATCAAAGTCATGCTAAAGCAAGTAGAATTGCGGGTACCTAGTAAGTAGTCAATCATTTTAGAGCTTAAAATAATGCATATCATGCTATTATACCTCTCTTGAAGATTAGTTCTTTTGCCATGGCATTTGGATGAAATAAAGTTTTTGTTAATTATGATATGCAGCGGCTATATGGCTCCAGAATATGCATATAAAGGGCATTTCTCAGTTAAATCCGATATCTATAGTTTTGGTGTGCTTATATTAGAAATTGTGAGCGGCCAAAAGATTTGTTTTCATAAAGGAGAGGAATTAGAGCATCTTGTTAGCTATGTAAGTTTGCTCATTAAAGGGTACATTTTTCCTTTACAAAGGATACTAAATTACAATTATGATAACCTAATTAATAATTGGAGATTTTTGCAGGCTTGGAGAAAATGGAGGGAAGGAAATGCTTTGGATATAGTAGATCCTACTTTGGGAGATGAATCAAGAAGTGAAATAATGAGATTCATCCAAATTGCACTAATATGTGTTCAGCAAAGTGTAACTAACAGACCAACAATAGCTTCAATTGTTTCCATATTCAATAGCTACTCTTTCCCTCTTCCTGCTCCTTTACAACCAGGATTCTTTACACATAGTACCACACAGAAGATGGAACATAATTCTCATGTAAATGATGTCGATCATTCGGATAGAAATTCAGCCCATTTCTTGACAAATGGAGATTCGAGTAGTGAGATACATCCTAGATAACATTTGTAGAATGCATCTCATATGTCTGACTAATTGTAGGCATGTTCTTTTATGTTTCTATACGAGGTAATGAATTGTTAGTTATATTTCACTATTCTCTTAATAGAGCTATACTTTATTTGGCTAAAGATCAAAAATCTTGGTGGAGATGTTAATTAATTACATCCATTCTTGGAGATTTCAGCCCAATTCTCTCTCTAAATGGTTTGAGAAATACATCACTTGTCCTAATATAACTGATCATGGGCATACTATTTcgttaatattaataaatactGTTGATTCCAACATGTCCATGCATGTAGATGTAAGtaataactcaaaattgtgGGGGCAGCATGTTAATTGATGCCTTGCATCATTCTTCAAGTTTGATACAGCTAtaatactaaaattaaatttcactTAATAGGTTGTGCTTATCTAATCAAacaattctattaaaaataaaccaaGGAAATATACCTTGGTTTAATTGCAATGTAACACCTATAACACAGGTATATTTTATTATCAAGTAAAGAAATAAGGGCAGCTTCCTTGAGCTTACAATCCCAATTTGTAGATTTTACACCAATTCAACGCACGAAATTTAGACTCAGACTTGACAGCCTTTCAAAGATGCAGAGACAGAATCTAACCTAAAATATGTGAGAGCCTTTTGACTGGGAACACAACCCTAGCtttctttgaaaatttccaCGACCTTTTGACCTAAAATTTCAATCGTACTAAGACCTTCACCTACCGACTAAGTGTTTACATGGATAGCTGGGGCCATTCTTATCAGAAACAAACTATAAATTGCCTTTAAAATCATGCCATGGCACAAATGGACCGGTTTTTTAATATCCTCTTCTTCCTATGTGCCATCACCGTTCACTTTTTACTCAGTACTGCTCAAGTGCAATTCACTTTCAGAAAACATGTGTGTGTAGATTCGGGTAATTATAGCGCCAACAACGCATTCTCCACTAACCTTAACATCATCCTCTCTTCTATATCTACTAATGCTAGCCACCTCGACCGGTTTTACAACACCGCTGCCGGCCTGAGCCCTGATGATAGGGTTTATGGCATCTTCCTATGCAGAGGGGACACCAAACCCTAGTTATGCCAAGATTGTGTCAAGGCTGCCAGTGAGGACCTAGTAAATCGGTGCCCAAACCAGAAAGAGGCAAAGATGTGTGCATGGTGCGGTACGCCAACCGCACTATATCCTCCAACATGGAACAAAGGCCTAGCGAGTTTGCAGAGAGTCTAACTGCTATCCGCTCAGATTCGGATGGGTTTAATAGGATTTTGGGAGATTTGATGGACAGGCTGGTGACAAGAGCCGTGTTAGGATCTCCTCAGGACATGTTTTCTATTGAAAAAGTTAAAGTAACAAACTTTAGGAACTTGTTCTTCAAATTGATAgatgatagttttttcattcattcttttattcgttcatgtacaaaatatatatagagggtaatcatcattctaagaataggaaagaatgatataaggaaataacaactaatatcctaatatcttaactttcctaatatctcaatattcctaatatctaaacattcctaatatctcaacactaaatgatgtaaggaaagaatgatataaggaaagcattcctaatatctcaacactccccctcaagttggtgtaTAGATGtcactgtagaccctcaattttgtccctcgacactggcatttatcctttgggtgtcacatccacccatcgttcgcatatggcaccactagggccccttttgggcttagtcggtgtccgagcctcgtgtgggtttgtctgtggtccattgtggtgcatatgtggttcattttggagggtcaccatggccattttcctagtcgttcacatcacgctataggaaggaagtggggtcatcccgatgttttagcttagttggagtttataggggcatgttgaggttcggagcactcgggcttgttttgatcgtatctccctcatccaaacccggaatcaagaaccgtttctttttatggattccttattcttccaggaacattctgtaaaattttcagaatttttttgcaaccggtcggctggttggcagccggttcagccggttcggccggttcatcaggtcagccggtgtagaacactgatttttggtaattgttttgatcatatctccctcttccaAACTTGGAATCACACAccgttttttttaatggattccttactctactaggaacattctgtcaaattttcagaatttttttccatcgggtcgaccagttggcatctggttcggccggttcagccggttcattgagtcagctgaggtaaaacactaattctagtaattttgaggcccaaatcctacatggctcaggcccgtaagctccagatcggttttgggcaatgttgtggaTCCATTctgggccttggtttgggttccttgcagcccaccacgaatccatatggattcttggtggtgaagcaagctgaaaactgaaggagtgagctggccttgtaagtttaagagaagtaatgaggggtgtggttcccatgctgatgaaggggatttcggtgctgaaggggaaggaatccaggaggctcaaatgctaagaggggtatgagtataaaaggtgagaggataggagagcaaaagACCTTTggacattttggagaggggaaatcttactggtgagaaaaacaaaagggtgAGTAGCATCATCTGAGTTGAGAGtgtgggggaaagcttcagcactgtggtttttttgAAGATGAGAGTGACAGCctctcagttttggaagtcatcatcggcatgcacggatcatatttggtggagattctgaggtaagcacgctgaattttctttacttacagtttatcttcctcgtcttcatatgctttttctccttcctcatcatcttttcttccctttgatatgaagattgtattgcttgggtgtggataataaaggccacacatgattgttgttatTTGCTTCCTTGAttacttaggaactttctgaccgaattagGGATTTtctaccaaccggctgaaccggtttggaaccggttcaaccggtttagcaccatagctggcagcctctgtcagccatgaggaacacctgcctttctttgtccggttctcactcatccgagctcggaattgagaaccgtttcttttgttttcttccttaatcacttaggaactttctgactgaatttgggattttttatcaaccggctgaaccggttggaaaccggttcaaccggttcagtaccatagctggcagcctctgtcagccatgaggaacacttgcctttctttgtctggttctcactcatccggggtcggaattgagaaccgtttcttttgtttgcttccttaatcacttagaaactttctgactgaatttgggattttttatcaaccggctgaactggttggaaaccggttcaaccggttcagtaccatagctggcagcctctgtcagccatgaggaacacttgcctttctttgtctagttctcactcatccggggtcggaattgagaaccgtttcttttgtttgcttccttaatcacttaggaactttctgactgaatttgggattttttatcaaccggctgaactggttggaaaccggttcaaccggttcagtacCATAGCTGgaagcctctgtcagccatgaggaacacttgcctttctttgtctggttctcactcatccggggtcagaattgagaaccgtttcttttgtttgcttccttaatcacttaggaactttctgactgaatttgggattttttaccaaccggatggaccggttcaaccggttcagcaccatagctggcagcctctgtcagccatgaggaacacctgcctttctttgtctggttctcactcatccgggctcggaattgagaaccgtttcttttgttttcttccttaatcacttaggaactttctgactgaatttgggattttttatcaaccggctgaactggttggaaaccggttcaaccggttcagtaccatagctggcagcctctgtcagccatgaggaacacttgcctttctttgtctggttctcactcatccgaggtcggaattgagaaccgtttcttttgtttgcttccttaatcacttagaaactttctgactgaatttgggattttttatcaatcggctgaaccggttggaaaccggttcaaccggttcagtaccatagctggcagcctctgtcagccatgaggaacacttgcctttctttgtctggttctcactcatccggggtcggaattgagaaccgtttcttttgtttgcttccttaatcacttaggaactttctgacttaatttgggattttttaccaaccggctggaccaatttggaaccggttcatcaccatagctggcagcctctgtcagccatgaggaacacctgcctttctttgtccggttctcactcatacgagctcggaattgagaaccgtttctttttttttcttccttaatcacttaggaactttctgaccaaatttgggattttttatcaatcgGATGAACCGGTtggaaaccggttcaaccggttcagtaccatagctggcagcctctgtcagccatgaggaacacttgcctttctttgtctggttctcactcatccggggtcggaattgagaaccgtttcttttgtttgcttccttaatcacttagaaactttctgactgaatttgggattttttaccaaccggatggaccggtttggaaccggttcaaccggttcagcaccatagctggctgcctctgtcagccatgaggaacacctgcatttctttgtctggttctcactcatccgggctcgggattgagtgtcgtttcttttgtttgaatcctcactcatttaggagttttttagaaaaatttgggaattcttctcaataggttgtaccagttgagaactagttcaacctgttctgtTGGAGGACTTTgggtagccctcgattttggcatttttcgagcccttatccatgggggctcaaacccatttgctataaggcacttgtgagccatcttgaaggtttaagtcagtgtttgatttcagttagtatgggcaattttgaagttatgggtggtgtggtctagatgagtctagtttgatttgtatgacatttggggagtcccttacctcatttcaaccagctatctccctttttggcacaagctttgatgcttgattttgaatacatgttgcgtgactgactcaccctctgctgcagcgcttggctagggaccacaggtacgcatcgttggctttggttgttgaattcatatgcatgcatggtgcttaatcttgaatgtttgttatgtgtttatctgtgtttggctgaccttttatgcagcgcttggctagggaccacaggtatgcaCCCATTGTTgtgtttggttgaattcatatgcatgccaaataccaattaggattgtgtgattcatgacatctatttagcctagggtttcatttgacctttgacccatatgctcccacatacccaattcataaGTAAAGACCGAGTTttgggcctagaggggtgctacctcgcatgaggtaccttcccaacgggtaacctaatccccggacccagaatctagttttgtagaccgctttttccatactggggtcattaggggtttttgttcttacttaattttccccattttaaaaacaaaaataaaaagtaagtggcgactccaaacaacaccgttcctcaccgagggcgggtttttcaaaactggaaaacaccaactttttcatttctttcttttcttttaaaagtgaGTCGCGTCGGTCcagtggatcgggtgagggtccacaaattggcgactccactggggatcgaa of the Vitis vinifera cultivar Pinot Noir 40024 chromosome 10, ASM3070453v1 genome contains:
- the LOC100244284 gene encoding cysteine-rich receptor-like protein kinase 44, whose protein sequence is MAMASLGQLFYISYILTNLVPSTVAQHLLTPFCIPERGNYTNGSSYQANLNSLLTSFSNTTVDYGFYHSSAGEVNGIGFCRGDIGPDKCRSCMNTSSLELRRLCPNSKEAIIYYDICTLRYSNRSIFGTWELDPYLQQPNSDNFWDVNGSNQALTKLLRHLRNKAASGGSLQKYASGEQVDFQTIYAAVQCSPDVPEQQCIDCLDESFKIIPVHMNGKRGGKAMAPSCNFRFEIYLFYEPLPDAPSPSPTNFPPPSFPPPPTNATTGNGKGTNTSRIILIAVVPSVGLTFIITLICLFRKRVHKEKVEIPFCGDDDEITSSESLQFNLDTIIAATSDFSDANRLGRGGFGDVYKGVLSDGKEIAVKRLSRKSDQGELEFKNEVLLLAKLQHRNLVRLLGFCLAGEERLLIYEFLPKSSLDHFIFDPINRAQLDWDKRYKIIEGIARGLLYLHEDSHFQIIHRDLKASNILLDANMNPKISDFGMAKLFTTDQSHAKASRIAGTYGYMAPEYAYKGHFSVKSDIYSFGVLILEIVSGQKICFHKGEELEHLVSYAWRKWREGNALDIVDPTLGDESRSEIMRFIQIALICVQQSVTNRPTIASIVSIFNSYSFPLPAPLQPGFFTHSTTQKMEHNSHVNDVDHSDRNSAHFLTNGDSSSEIHPR